The region GCCGTCCTTCTCCGAATTCAAACCAGGACGGCAAAGCCGGAATCAAGCAGGCGGGCCAAATCCGCCGGAGCAATCTCGATATCCAGCCCCCGACGACCACCGCTGATGTAGATTGTCGGCCAGGCGCAAGCTTCCCGCGCAATCAGCGTCGGCAGTTTTTTCTTCTGCCCCAAAGGACTGACGCCGCCCAGAAGATAACCCGTCACCCGGGTGGCTGTCTCAGGTTCGGCCAGCAGCACCTTTTTGACCCCGAAAGCCTGAGCCGCGGCTTTCAGATTGAGTTGGCAGGAAACCGGAATCACCGCCACCGCCAGTTTTTTATCACCCACGGCAACGATCAGGGTCTTGAAAATCCGATCGCCACTGATTCCAAGTTTTGCTGCGGCCTCGGCACCGTAGGCGGTAACTGCGGGGTCATGTTCATACTGATGCAAGGTAAAGCTGGTTTTCGCTTTTTTCAGGACATTTACGGCCGGAGTCACCATTTTCTCCCAAACCAGAACCGATTGGATTCCATCGGTTCGACAAACTAACTTTTCTGACCGCAGGCGGCCGGACTTTTCAAA is a window of Pseudomonadota bacterium DNA encoding:
- the ybaK gene encoding Cys-tRNA(Pro) deacylase, whose product is MTPAVNVLKKAKTSFTLHQYEHDPAVTAYGAEAAAKLGISGDRIFKTLIVAVGDKKLAVAVIPVSCQLNLKAAAQAFGVKKVLLAEPETATRVTGYLLGGVSPLGQKKKLPTLIAREACAWPTIYISGGRRGLDIEIAPADLARLLDSGFAVLV